Proteins from a genomic interval of Quercus robur chromosome 9, dhQueRobu3.1, whole genome shotgun sequence:
- the LOC126701040 gene encoding kinesin-like protein KIN-4C has translation MSTKSCIDCREKDSEIRDLKEKVVKLEMEKADCREKDSEIRDLKEKVATLSKYASKLEMEKAKLIHQKESLGYRSSSRLEDMDTSESEYLDDSDDDDWSQKKKKKKKKKKNLLRKGFVEQV, from the exons ATGTCTACAAAAAGTTGCATTGACTGTAGAGAAAAGGACTCAGAAATAAGAGATTTAAAGGAAAAGGTTGTGAAGTTGGAGATGGAAAAAGCAGACTGTAGAGAAAAGGACTCtgaaataagagatttgaaggAAAAGGTTGCGACACTCAGTAAATATGCCAGCAAGTTGGAGATGGAAAAGGCAAAACTTATACATCAAAAGGAGTCACTG GGCTACAGGAGCTCCTCTAGATTGGAAGACATGGATACATCTGAATCAGAATATTTGGAtgattcagatgatgatgattgg agtcagaagaagaagaagaagaagaagaagaagaaaaacctgTTAAGAAAAGGATTTGTAGAACAAGTGTAG